From the genome of Dermochelys coriacea isolate rDerCor1 chromosome 1, rDerCor1.pri.v4, whole genome shotgun sequence:
GTTGGGGGAGAACCCTGGAGTGTCTGACAATCTCTGGTGGCAGAAAGAACGATGTTTTAATGAAGAAAAACTTATTGCAGCCTTAGGTGTAGAAAAAAGGAGTCTTGGCTTCATGACTGACAGTCAAAGTAGCTTTTACAGATGTTAAACTGTAGTTCTctcctttttatatataaacagcaCATAGTCTGCTTGAGATGTGCTTTCTCTTCACTAAGAGAGGGCTTAGCATAGTAAACTCATAAATATGACATCTTTAAATGCATGGAGATAAATGAAATCTAAAACTAAACCACTGTATCTCTGCTTTATAAATACTTGTCTGATTTCTCTCAAACCTATAAAACAAGGCTTACAAAATCTTTTTCTAAGAAGAGTCCTGGGGACCCGGGTATTATCCTCTTTTCATCAGTgtcacaattttttcccctttgcccaTCTTTACAGATGATTTTCCTAAACCACAAATCACTGTCCAGCCAGAAACTCAGTCAGCAATCAAAGGCTCCAATTTGAGTTTCATATGTTCGGCAGCCAGCAGCAGTGACTCCCCTATGACTTTTGCATGGAAAAAGGACAATGAATTACTGCATGATGCTGAAATGGAGAATTATGCACATCTCCGGGCACAGGGCGGTGAAGTGATGGAATACACTACCATACTTCGGCTACGCAATGTTGAATTCAGCAACGAAGGAAAATACCAGTGTGTTATTTCAAATCACTTTGGTTCATCCTACTCTGTCAAAGCCAAGCTCACAGTTAACAGTAAGCATCCTGTTTTACCTGTGCATTTGAAGAGGAAATCGGTGTAAAGCAAATTACAATATACAGTTTTCTTTTCCCACTgcattatttttagaaaatgcttTATATCCTAATTTCAGCTCATGAAAACATGCTGCTTCCAagatatgtttgttttgttaaagttACACCTAAAGGGCCCAACCAGAATCTGTCCCtattgtgtgaggtgctgtacaaacacagttaAGAAACACTCCCTGTCCTGaacagcttgcaatctaaatagactaaGGAAAGGATAGGAAAGGGAAGAACTCCTGTCCACCTCTTACAGGGGACAACAACCTTCTCTACTGAGGTACACAGACTGTGACTTGGCAGAGGTCAACTCTGCTGCAGGCTTCCTGAATGAGGATgaaacccacatctcctgatttAAACATAAGACCATCTTTTCTCTAGCTACAAGTTTTGGTCTTGTGAAGTTTTTTTCTGGACCTTCATGCACCAGATCCTATCTGCAAAGCCTTGCACATCGCTGTTGTTGAAACTGGTATAAGTGTAACACTTGCTGGAGTTGGGTGtactgaaattaagaaaatattgtgcaaaggaggaaaaataatttgCCCCAAAATTGGAAACAAACCTACTTGTATCTGgttaaactttttgttttgtttttgctttagtGCTGCCTTCATTTACAAAGATGCCCATGGACCTAACCATCCGTGCTGGGGCAACGGCAAGATTAGAATGTGCTGCAGTTGGTCATCCAGTACCGCAGATTGCTTGGCAGAAAGATGGTGGCACAGACTTTCCCGCAGCACGCAAGAGACGTATGCATGTCATGCCTGAGGATGATGTGTTCTTTATTGTTGATGTAAAAATTGAGGACACTGGAGTTTATAGCTGTACAGCTCAAAACACTGCTGGGAGCATTTCAGCTAATGCAACACTGACAGTATTAGGTGAGAAACTGTCGATATGTAATGATATAAGTCTTTTCTATTGAAGTGGTGTGACAAGTTTTGCCATACTTTTAAATGTTACTTAATAAAATGTGTTATAGGGCTTAATAGGGAGATGTATCAATTCACTACTAATGCGTGCTTTTGGAGGCATGTGTTTAGCTGAAAAATGTCTTTTCAGATGAGTTCTGTGGTAATGTATTTCCTGAACTCATCATTTGTGAATCAATGGCCATTGGTTAGAAATCCATACTTATAATTTTTAACACACAATCATTGTTCTAATAAATAATAgttacattttccatttaaatgcaTAGTTTAAAATAGTAATGATTTAGTATACACAGAGAAAGGAGGAGGTTGCTGGGATATTTTCCTGAGAAATTTAGTAAtagaaaaaaggaagaagtgattgatttttttttttttttaaattcagagttGGCATCTCCACTAATAATATATTCTAGAGAACACTATGCTAATCTGTAACCTATTTcctagggtttttttcttttgtagggcTAGTGAGCATCTAGTTGTGATCATTAAATGAGCTGATGCCAATCTTTTAGCTCCGGCTCCTGGAATgtgtctccccttctcccccaccagtGGAATAACTATAAGTATAATTAGGCCTTAATGATACTTTCAATTTAGTTAAATCATTTTCCAAAACTGTTAGCTACCTCAGTGTTTGTGTAGAAATTTGCTTCTAGAATGGAGCTTGGCAACACCCTAGATATCTTGTCTTGAACATTTTGGGGTGATTGCAAAGAACATGTGTATTTAGCAGATGCATAACTGTGTAGTCATTTGCCTAacaccggggtggccaacctgtggctccggagccgcatgtggctcttcagaagttaatatgaggctccttgcataggtgctgactccggggttggagctacaggtgccaactttccactgctcaaccccaggccctgcctccattCCAGCCCTTACCCCAAcgcccccgccccttcctgccttctcccccagcatgctgcaccctttctcctcccccctccatcccagagcctatTGCAAAACAACTGAGTGCGAcggacaggagggagggggaggtgctgatctggTGGGACTGCTGGCGGGCAGGAGgtgcctggggagagggggagggactgtgtgatgggggctgctgatgtattactgtggctctttggtaaattctgccaccttctccggctcaggttggccatcccggTCTAAAATATGCCATCTTTCTAAGGGTTAATGTTTAGAAAAACACAAATGTTAGaaattttgtgattttaatattACCCCAActcgtttgttttgttttgtttttctgtggatTTGGTTGGAACCACCTATGCTTTCTTATAAAGGtaatttagaaatttttttttctagaaacaCCATCATTTTTGCGGCCCTTGCTAGACCGAACAGTAACAAAAGGTGAAACTGCAGTCTTGCAATGCATTGCTGGTGGTAGCCCTCAGCCTCGATTGAACTGGACTAAGGATGACAGCCCGTTGGTGGTAACAGAAAGGCACTTCTTTGCTGCAGGCAACCAGTTACTAATTATTGTGGACACAGACATTGAAGATGCTGGGAAATACACTTGTGAAATGTCTAATACGCTTGGAACAGAGAGAGGCAACATTCGTCTAAATGTAATTCCCACTCCCACTTGTGATTCTCCTCAAAACATTGCTCCATCATTGGATGATGATGGATGGGCCACAGTCGGCGTAGTGATCATAGCAGTGGTTTGCTGTGTGGTGGGCACTTCCCTTGTGTGGGTGGTCATCATATACCACACAAGGAGAAGAAATGAAGATTGCAGCATCACAAATACAGGTGTGTAAACTGGAGCTTGGCAGTGCAAAGGAGTCCTCAAGTGTGTTTGTGGTTGTTCTCCAGTAACTTTCTTCCAGAAAGGTTTGTGTGTTGACTCAAATTCAGAAGGGTGAATCATTTGTTGCCTTCAACATGTTGCTGgctggtttaaaaatatttcaaagaagcctaaaaTATACTGATGGTTTTATgcatatttctccccccccccccccccccccgcttaaaTTACAGATGAGACCAACTTGCCTGCTGACATTCCAAGTTACCTGTCATCCCAGGGAACATTAGCTGAAAGGCAGGATGGGTATGGGTCATCAGAAAATGGAAGTAATCATCAGTTCATAACTTCTTCAATGGGGGGATATTTTTTACAGCAAAGAGATAATAATGGTAAATACTTGGCACTGTTTTGGTTACTAGAAATCAGACACTACAATTCATTACGTTAGTTAGTTAGGAAGACAATGACAGAGTGAAGCATCTTTATTGGTTACCATGTAGGCCCTCTGACTGACTTACTGATTGCTTCaaccattaaaataatatttgaagCTGAGATTTTACTATGAAATACAGGAATGAGAAATGCTTGTGCTGATAACAGAAACTTGGTTTTACTGATCTACTTGAGGTATATTGAAGAAGCttccctatgtagacaaggccGTATGTCAAGTGTGTATTTAAACTGATTATACTTACACCAAAACAAGATGAGTCTACACAGGAACTCTACGAGTGTTAGAGTaccttttttgttgttaaaaagaaaaggagtacttgtggcaccttagagactaacaaatttaattacatgaagttgacagatttccactctatacagctaaattcagtgccttgcataataacaggtttcagagtagcagccgtgttagtctgtattcgcaaaaagaaaaggagtacttgtggcaccttagagactaacaaatttaattacatgaagttgacagatttccctaaggtgccacaagtactccttttctttttgcgaatacagactaacacggctgctactctgaaacctgttttttgttgttgtttcagttATGTCTCTTGGAAAGATAACTTAAGCTatatccctcctcttcccccaaaagcACTCTTTTATACAGGAATAGGAGTGTCCATAGGGGGCATTATATTGTTTTACTATATGATTTAACCAATGAAACTTTCCCATGTAAGCAAGaccttaatttttgaaagcatCTCAAAATGATCATTGTGTTTTAGAGGAGTAATCTACTCTGTAACACTTGATGACTTGTAGCCATTATTTGGACTTCAGTATTCAGAGCAGAATCTTTTGTTGCAAATGAACTCATTgcgtgattttatttatttatttatttatttatttatttatttattttaaatgaaatcctggctcttctggtatttattttttatactcCTAGAAGATAAGCAGGCCAACAGAGAGGTGACATACTGAGAAATCTTGACATCGTCATTCTGGAGAGGGTTAGAGCTAAGCTGTAGCAGCCTTATAAATCTGTTTAGCTGAACTCTTGCAAACTCCTGCCCCTCCAGGAAAAGTGTGCTTAAATTCCATTGTGGGTTTCATTGCTGTAGTTGCTTTATTTGCAGAAGAACAAAACTCCACTAGTAAAACTAGTTGTGTAGGATGAAGCCTAGGAAAAAGGAGTCTGTTAGCTGATACATCATGTCTTTATTTTTAAGGCATTTGTCATCTAGATAATGACAGTGAAACAGACCTGGAGGTTGTTACAGATCCATTCTTATGCCACTATCTGGGGACTTCAGGGACTGTGTATTTAAAAGGGAATGCTTATGGCTCTGACGCTTTTGAAGCATACCATACAAGTAAGTCAAGTAAATATTTTAGTCCTGTTTCACTCTTGCCTTATAAGATTCCTAGTAATACTGATTTCTCCTTTTTATTAAGGCTGCAGCCCTGACCAAAGAACAGTGTGCATGGACCCATGTGACTCTAGttacttaaagaaaaaagaatgctATCCATATCCACTTGGAACATTATCACATTCACCAGAAGATCCCTTTGACCTGTATGTTGGCAACATTGGAATGCAGGCTACAAGTAGCAAATTGCTTAACTCTACTTACATGCCAAGTGAAGGAATTGGAGTGAAAAGCTTGACTCTAAACTCCGACATTTTTGATTTGAACAGAAATCAGGAACCATCCTCTATTACCACTAATAGCACTTTCATGGGTATGTTTCAGCTACTGCATTTCTTAAAGCTACAAACATCATTTGTATACACATGTTCCTTATGACTTGCAGGTACTAGAAAACATGTTTATCCTTTTGTCAGAACAGTAGTTCAGGGTTTTACTCGGTGATTGCTTATATGATTGTTGCATATTGTGAGAAACGTAACTAAAAGCTGGTCACATAAGtagcctaacttttttttttcagagaaactGAGCACATGGAGttgccactgagttcagtgggatacTACAGTTTATAtactgtttgaaaattttggcaatTTAACCAATGAAATTTTCCCGTGTAAGCAAGACCTTAGTTTGTGAAAGCTAACTTTAGTATTCCCTCTTTTCCTCCATTGTTTATGTACTGCCAGGAGCATGCAGGACACTTCATACTCAGACAAGGCCTCTGAATAGACAGTGCACCAACATTTGCGGGGCTCAAAGGCAGGGCCAGCtgtaggttttttgccaccccaagttcCGATAGTGCAACTACCCAAgcaacaatataaaaaaaaaaagggatggtCAGAATGGTGCTCCTGGAATTCTGcctccccaagcacatgcttgctttgctggtgcctagagctggtcctgctcAAAGGAGAAACCAAAAGCAGTGTGACTATATGGTGAAGTTATGAATAACCCTTTAGTttcttgattattatttttttgatggatttaaaaaaaagattccgtacattataaaatgtattttactatACAAGGGGAATAACTTCTGCATGTATTGCTTAGTTGATAACATCACAGTTTCTGGGTAACAGcccctgtattccccctccatggtccctcAAGGGCACACTCGTAAGGTTTTCTGCTCCTAGCTGTCACCTTTCTTGGGTGAAGACCCACACGTgtctccctcctgactggagtTTTAAGGCTTCACATCTCCCTGCCTTGCACtatgatattcccagcaagccagtctgcttAAAGACTAGTGCCTGAGCTTTGGCTTTTTTTCCAGTGGCTATGAAAAGTGTATTGCCAAAGGTTACAAGctatcacacagctctttctaagcaagcacactttttcttaagataaaagcattacaaaaaataaaaataataataaaacaataaacagatttaaacacacacttaGCATACCAGGAATCACCCATCAATCTTATAGGGCCCTAGTAGGCTAGTGTCTTTCCAGCCCTTCCATGAGGGCCTCCCTTTGTCCATTTGCTGCATCAGAAAGAAGCCATAAGTCAGTTTAGGCTCATCCTTTTATATCAAAAGCTCTTCCTTTGTTTCCTAGCGTCTGGAAAACCCAGCATGAACTGGTATATACAAACCACCCCAGGGGATGGAGCATCTCTGGAGTAGTTTAGTCTCAGTGACTCACCTTAATCATCccccactgtttttagttcctgttgTAGCCAAGGTaaccctcccccatggagtagaacacaatcatgCATGAACAGTTCACAACTGTAATACAAGAGAGTGCGCTTTTTAGGACCATCTGTCTCAAGCAGCATTCAGTTACCTCTCAAAAGACCTGAGTTTGGGAATGACTTAAGATAGACCCTTCTTCGGTAAAATGCAACTGATTACAACCCTACTTCAAACCTGCCATATGTTTTTAAAGGTCTACATAGCATAACTTATTGAAGCCAAGTGTCACTAGGAGCCACTTTTTGGGGGGTGGTATGTGTAAGTGTGGTACCTTAATCAACAGATCTATGCCATGTGTCAGTCATATCTAATTACATTTTCTGTCTGTGAAGAAAGTGAAGACTTTCAGTATAATGGTGTAAGCTATGGAGCCTCCACAtggaaaagggagaagagaaaatgtAGTATTTTCTGGCTAgtgcatcaacagaattgtttaatGAAGATTCAGTTGAATGCCAAATTCTACTTGGCTTACTCCTATGCTAGCCAGCTGAGAGCAAATGGGGTATAAATGAAGGCAGCATTTCACTGGCAGGATCTTTGTTACTGATGTGTGACACAAGCCAGAAAGAACACTGTCTGACGTTCAGATTGCAGGCTGTGTAGTTCAGTCTAGCTAAACAGAGTGAATGTTtgagtcacttttcaaagtacaCCAATCCAAAAAGCATGTTGAAGAGATTGTTCTTGGTTATGCATTAGAATgtctttgtgacttgttttcaggtttttgtttgtattttgtgtttgagAATGAGGAAATTCATGAAAACATAAACAAGGAAATTAAAGGGGATGGGTTCTTCTGAATGGTTATCAACCAAGTTATTTACTTTGGAAACACTTTTAACAACTCATCTAAGAGTTTTAAATGGGTACATATGAGTATAGagggcttttttttcttttgggtggGGAATAATAGTATGACTTAAACAAAGCCAAATCTCATTTCAGAGAACTTGAGCTGTGTCCTTTGCTTGTATTCTCGTGTACAGCTGTTGGTAAGACATAGAGCTGTTAACACCAGCATTTCTTTCCTTACAAATTTCTATCTTGCAGGAACATTTGGAAAGTCTCTATGGAGGCCTCAACTAGACTCTTTTTCAAGCTGTATGCAGCCAGCAAGTTGTCAACCCAAAATCTTCCATAGTAATAATCCTCAAGCCTCATTGGACTTTGACTCAGAGGCAGAGGAAGATGGAAAGGACAGGACGGTTTCTCATGAGGAAAACAGCATTTGTACTTACAAACAGGCCTTTGAAAACTTTAGGACTCCTACTTTCCAGTCTAGTGACCTGAATACATAGCTGCTTTTGGACTGGCCATTGATAGATGGaaccaaaggaaatatttttgacaTACTACCTCAATGTGGAGCTTTatttaaaaggggagggggaatccaTGTTTTTAATGGAGCTATGAAATCAGAAAGAATGAATATGTTTTTATACAGATAAAACATAATTGCCAAAATGTTATAAAATTTTATACAGGGAATACATTCCTTAGAGAAGTACtatatttctaattattttataGCTTTGTTTTATGCAAATGGTATCTCTTGTAAATTAATGATGTAAATAATACTATGTATATTTCCTGTCAGACttcattttattgaaatgaatACTAAAGCATCCTAAACTTTTACCAATATCTGTACCTTTTTATGAATGGACGTTCCCTGCTGTTTGCAGGTACGATGCATCTTATTTGCACAtcacttttaataaaatatgcTGCCTTGTGGTCTTGAGACACAATAGAGTATGAAGAATGCAAGATGGAGGTATGTTAGAAATTGAAAATATATGTTGTGTATATAACCCTCTGGCCCTTACCTCATCGGTTTGTCTAAAATGTAAAGCATATGAATTTACTATATTAGATACCTGCTGCCCTTAGAAGTAGTTCTGGTCATGCAGCTTCCCCAAATTGTCCCACACAAGACTGGCTGTATAGTCAGCTGGCTAGCCATGTGTGCATACAGATGACTTGAATGTACACATCTGGTGGTGGATATGCAGAttggacacacacatacacagcaagcaacttagtttaaaaaaaataaaaaatcaggccctagacgTTTGCCTGGTAGTATCATTCTCCTCTAAATGGCTTGAAGATTAAATATTTCCCAAATATTCAGTGCAAGTCAGAGTCTGTGTTTTCCCCTATGTTTTCTCGCCTGCTCCCCCAGTCACTTCCACCACAGCATAAAAAGGTAAGCAACGTACAAGATAATTCTTCTTTGCTTTAACTTCTGCTGCTTTTCAATTTTTGTCTGCTCTCTTCTCCATATAGATAAATGTGAACTGTACTTCATTCCTCACTCAAGTTGAGCAGTTGCTGTAAGTTTAAATTCTTGCTAGATTAAATTTAAATTGAGGATCCCAATATTATTAGCCACCCTATACCAAAGAAAGACACTTACTATGTGATGGCAATTAAGACTAAATGagaattttcccttttgttttccttGATACTGATATCCAGTATTTAAAAAAGCTGTGAATTCTATGGTCAGCAATGTATTAAAACAATGTGCCTCCACAAGTTTTACTATTAAAGGACTTACGTTTTCAAATCTGCTCACTTAGAAGGCGCAAATTTATATAGTTGTCAAACTTACTTTTAAACTAAATTGAAAGCAGCTGTTAGACCAGAACATCATAGATGGTTTTCAGAGGCTACGTCTGGAGCAAAAGGTTTCCCTGCCTAAAATAGTTGAGTTAAgggctttttgttgtttgtagCCAGAAACCTGGTACGCAGATTGCAGAGTAATTTCCCTCCTTTAATTTAGGCGCCAGTATTAGAGACAGGAAGTTAATCCATCCTTAATCACTGGTGGTCTGAATGTAGAGAATGGATTTTGCATGCTTTAGTTTATCATATTGCCAGATTTTTGATCTGATTGTTAATTTGCCTTCATTGCAGCCAGATGTGGCAATGTGGTGACAGACATTGGTATGGGTATTTGATGATGattaactgcatttttaaatatattaatttttccTGAGTTAAGCACAAATCTCTAAGTCAATAATGCTTAAAACCTTAAAGTAGATTCACTCACTAAGTCAATAGTTTTTTCCCTTCTCTAGTTTTTCTCTAAGTGTCATAACTTGGATCTCTAACTAGATATCATTTCCCAAATATCTAgagaaagaaagtaaaaaaaCGCAACTCctcttaataagaaaaggagtacttgtggcaccttggagactaacaaatttatttgagcacaagctttcgtgagctacaactcacttcatcggatgcatgcagtggaaaatacagtggggagatgtcatatacacagagaacatgaaacaatgggtgtttaccatgcacactgtaatgagagtgatcagataagatGAGCtataatgccatcatgtgccagcaatgcccctctgccatgtacattggccaaactggacagtctctacgtaaaagaatacatagacacaaatcagacatcaggaattataacattcaaaaaccagtcggagaacacttcatttcaatctctctggtcactcgattacagacctaaaagttacaatttttcaataaaaaaaatttcaaaaacagactccaacgggagactgctgaatttgaattaatttgcaaacaggataccATTAAAttatgcttgaataaagactgggagtggatgtgtcattacacaaagtaaaactatttccccatgtttatttgtgccccccactgttcctcacaccttcttgtcaactgctgaaaatggcccaccttgattatcagcacaaaaggcttttttttctctcctgctagtaatagctcaccttacctgatttctcccattgtttcatgttctcagtgtatataaaatctccccactgtattttccactgcatgcatccaatgaagagagctgtagctcacgaaagcttatgctcaaataaattttagtctctaaggtgccacaagtactccttttctttttgcggatacagactaacacggctgctactctgaaaactattcttAATGCTGTTtagtacaaaataaaatgttatgtttaAAAATCCAAGTTAAAAGGCTGTGACTAAAAATAGTCTTTGGAagcatattttttttgtttgttttgtgtttggtatgtacaaaatgggaaaaagacaatattcctttccttctccactacttcaaatatttttatgaattgaACGGTTAGAATATATgaatgccccaatcctgcaataacATAGAACTCATTATCGGGTCCATGCCCACATTTAATGCTTCCCATCTGATGTAAAGATATTTCAAATGGTATCCTAAAAATACAGGTATCAGTATTTGTGgtgtcgtctttttttttttcttctcggTAACTTAAATATCACTGACATCAGAATAAAAATCCTTGTCTTTGGTCTTCCAATGACATGAGTTTAAATGTCTAGGATGTTGACTATATTTATGGTGGTGTAGTGAAATGTCTCATGATATACTGACATTTTTGTAAATTGCAAGATACAGTTTTTAATTGGTTTTAATGTTTAGAGGTGTAACCAAACTGGGCATTCAGTGTCTGCAGATGTAGTGTTCATTCTGAGATTCTGCCTGTTTTTATTACCCACTTAGGTTCTGGATTCATTTGGAAGAGCTTTGGAAAACTTGCCTCTCCTGGCTAATCAAACAGTAGTGATTGAGTCTGTTGTCATTTGAGAAAGTTAACACCACCATTCAGGGCACGGTTTCAGTTTCTTTCAAAATAACATATGTCTAATTGCTAGTCCTGAGGATTATAATCCTGTCTGCAGTCTTAATTTCCCACAATTAAAAGGGTTGAGAAGGATGTGGTGGAAAAATAGTCACTGATTTCAGCTGGTTTCCTTTATCTACATTGGTGTGGCTTTTGCCCTGGGTATAGAACAAAGATTCTTTGTGGCCTCCATAGCTTAGTGATGGAAAGAGGTCAGGTGTCCATGCTGATTTCTTCTAGATTTTTCAGCAGCTGTTGATAATATCTGACCATGACTTATTTGTTGGCCTGCCTGCAGTCCCCAAGAAGGGAAGATAGTGATGATtgtgtggtttggtttggtttttcccATTCTCTGCAAGATAAGAGGTTGATTTGGGGTAATTGCTCATCTGCCTCAAGGGATCTTGTACAAATTCCTGCCAAATTTTGTTCTCTCTTCATCCTGGCCAGTGTGCGAGACAGACCATTGAGGCTGCACTGCTATCAATCTGCAAATGATGCATTTGTCTCTTTTTTGCTAAATGAAGAAAATCTGCTGAAAGCAAATCTTGGATGAGAATGGGTGCCTGAGGCTCAGTCTAGATAATACAGGAGTAATGCTGATTTGGTGGCAGGAGACAACTAGCTTGTGGCAGTGATTGTGTCGAAGGAGGTTTATTCTAACAAAGATTGAAGTTTAGTGTTAGAACTACTTCTGGAACACCTCTTCCTGCTGGTATCCCAGATAGCCAGAAGTATCTTTACCAGCTGCCTTTTGCCATGAAGATTTTAATAACTGTATTACCTATGTCCATGACTAGCTCCATTGCTGACAACATTTTGTCTAGCACAATGGATATTAATGTTCATCAGC
Proteins encoded in this window:
- the LRIG3 gene encoding leucine-rich repeats and immunoglobulin-like domains protein 3, which codes for MSCPLRAAPAAALGLGLLLVLLGRPAGSSAAGGPGSPSCPAPCRCFGDRLVCSRLKLSRAPERLPQGVVQLDLSHNRLSSIKASSLSHLHSLREIKLNNNELETIPNLGPVSANITLLSLTSNKIGSILPEHLKPFQSLETLDLSNNNISELKTASFPSLQLKYLYINSNRITSMEPGAFDSLSSTLQVLKLNRNKISAIPQKMFKLSHLQHLELNRNKIKKIDGLTFQGLTALKSLKMQRNGVNRLMDGAFWGLTNMEVLQLDHNNLTEITKGWLYGLLMLQQLHLSQNAISRISPDAWEFCQKLSKLDLTFNHLARLDDSSFVGLSLLVGLYIGNNKVNYIADCAFQGLSSLQTLDLKNNEISWTIEDMNGAFSGLDKLRILILQGNRIRSITKKAFSGLDALEHLDLSNNAIMSVQGNAFSQMKKLEELHLNTSSLLCDCQLKWLPQWVSENNFQSFVNANCAHPQLLKGRSIFAVSPDEFVCDDFPKPQITVQPETQSAIKGSNLSFICSAASSSDSPMTFAWKKDNELLHDAEMENYAHLRAQGGEVMEYTTILRLRNVEFSNEGKYQCVISNHFGSSYSVKAKLTVNMLPSFTKMPMDLTIRAGATARLECAAVGHPVPQIAWQKDGGTDFPAARKRRMHVMPEDDVFFIVDVKIEDTGVYSCTAQNTAGSISANATLTVLETPSFLRPLLDRTVTKGETAVLQCIAGGSPQPRLNWTKDDSPLVVTERHFFAAGNQLLIIVDTDIEDAGKYTCEMSNTLGTERGNIRLNVIPTPTCDSPQNIAPSLDDDGWATVGVVIIAVVCCVVGTSLVWVVIIYHTRRRNEDCSITNTDETNLPADIPSYLSSQGTLAERQDGYGSSENGSNHQFITSSMGGYFLQQRDNNGICHLDNDSETDLEVVTDPFLCHYLGTSGTVYLKGNAYGSDAFEAYHTSCSPDQRTVCMDPCDSSYLKKKECYPYPLGTLSHSPEDPFDLYVGNIGMQATSSKLLNSTYMPSEGIGVKSLTLNSDIFDLNRNQEPSSITTNSTFMGTFGKSLWRPQLDSFSSCMQPASCQPKIFHSNNPQASLDFDSEAEEDGKDRTVSHEENSICTYKQAFENFRTPTFQSSDLNT